The Solanum lycopersicum chromosome 9, SLM_r2.1 genome window below encodes:
- the LOC101250724 gene encoding protein ENDOPLASMIC RETICULUM-ARRESTED PEN3, with amino-acid sequence MEDDGGRRTILGQGGDRVKLNVGGKLFETTVSTLRSGGPDSLLSVLTNRNSDEPVFIDRDPEIFSALLALLRSNRLPSTAKRFSNQELIDEAVYYGIESQLRSALAPSRLSGIDASLFSTIRPTSDGVVTDFNAVDSDGSVWVAHGGQVSVYDWSLTHTETIRTHLDYISSIRKVGPDLAGVASEFESGLHFYNLANGRRVGSVEWTDPSDPRIYKARVHAVVDSPDSVFAAFECQHRENCVLSIDKSTMKAVSELGRQSGNSAKSTVVGKLTFLPEINALVGVSVTAGAFGYAGYVRLWDSRSGDVVWETNEPGSGRSSRFGDSFADVDFDREDLTMFKICSKSGDLAVADLRKLSEDPWVYLEEKNPCMRNSGGGTSSLIHCYRQQVFVGREGGLEVWSRMVENRSDVERERVLHEGLYRRNYMDKVEDAGRGIIKKIEGAGDRLFVSREDAEGIEVWQSSQFSGAVLSL; translated from the coding sequence ATGGAAGACGACGGTGGACGACGTACCATTCTAGGGCAAGGTGGTGATCGAGTAAAGCTCAACGTCGGCGGTAAGCTCTTTGAAACCACAGTATCAACACTTCGTTCTGGTGGACCAGATTCTCTTTTATCCGTCTTAACGAATCGGAATTCCGACGAGCCTGTTTTCATCGACCGGGACCCAGAAATCTTCTCGGCTCTTTTAGCTCTTCTCCGGTCTAATCGTCTCCCTTCAACAGCAAAACGTTTCTCTAATCAAGAGCTTATCGATGAAGCTGTTTATTACGGAATTGAATCACAACTCAGATCTGCACTCGCCCCGAGTCGACTCAGTGGAATCGACGCGTCACTTTTCTCAACCATTCGTCCTACCTCTGATGGCGTTGTAACGGACTTCAATGCTGTAGACTCTGATGGCTCCGTTTGGGTTGCTCACGGCGGGCAGGTTTCTGTTTATGATTGGAGTTTGACACATACCGAAACTATTAGGACACACCTTGATTACATCAGCTCCATTAGGAAGGTTGGACCCGATTTGGCTGGTGTTGCTTCTGAATTCGAATCCGGGCTCCATTTTTACAACTTGGCTAATGGACGTAGAGTTGGCTCTGTGGAATGGACCGACCCGTCTGACCCGAGAATCTACAAGGCCCGAGTACACGCTGTTGTTGACTCGCCGGACTCTGTTTTTGCTGCCTTCGAGTGTCAACATAGAGAAAATTGTGTTCTGAGTATTGATAAGTCTACGATGAAAGCGGTTTCGGAGTTGGGAAGACAATCTGGTAATTCGGCAAAGTCAACTGTTGTTGGAAAGTTAACATTTTTGCCGGAGATTAATGCGCTAGTCGGTGTTTCAGTTACTGCCGGAGCTTTTGGGTATGCCGGTTATGTGCGGTTGTGGGACTCCAGGTCCGGAGACGTTGTCTGGGAGACGAATGAGCCGGGTTCAGGTCGGAGCAGTCGGTTCGGGGACTCGTTTGCTGACGTTGACTTTGACAGGGAGGATTTGACTATGTTCAAGATATGTTCAAAATCAGGTGATTTGGCTGTGGCAGACCTACGTAAATTAAGTGAAGATCCATGGGTTTATCTGGAAGAGAAAAATCCATGCATGAGGAATTCAGGTGGTGGAACTAGTAGCTTGATTCACTGTTATAGACAGCAGGTGTTTGTGGGAAGAGAAGGAGGGCTGGAAGTATGGTCGAGAATGGTGGAGAATAGAAGTGATGTTGAGAGGGAAAGGGTGTTGCATGAAGGATTGTATAGGAGGAATTATATGGATAAAGTGGAGGATGCCGGAAGAGGGATCATAAAGAAGATTGAGGGAGCTGGAGATAGGTTGTTTGTTTCTAGAGAAGATGCTGAGGGGATTGAAGTGTGGCAAAGTTCTCAGTTTTCCGGTGCTGTTTTAAGTTTGTGA